A single genomic interval of Xyrauchen texanus isolate HMW12.3.18 chromosome 48, RBS_HiC_50CHRs, whole genome shotgun sequence harbors:
- the LOC127639935 gene encoding granzyme G-like has product MKMSATYSLLLTVALTSLTLTGTFGADIINGKKAKKNSLQYLASVQIDGKHKCGGFLIDPSYVLTAAHCDKSGNMTVILGTHNIGPEEARLRFTVQNKHKHPSFKNPKNGNDIMLLKLSRKLKTSKGVKIVKIPRKDKPIKPKSKCLVAGWGKTEQHNVVNDLLVTDVSTINFTVCQTMWRKVKVNLPDNILCAGGFETKSGACQGDSGGPLVCSGIAVGVVSFNLGRCDYPNIPNIYTQISKYLPWIKKVINGGA; this is encoded by the exons ATGAAGATGAGTGCAACTTACAGCCTGTTGCTCACTGTGGCTTTAACAAGCTTGACACTGACTG GTACATTTGGAGCTGATATTATCAATGGGAAAAAAGCCAAGAAGAACTCCCTGCAGTACCTGGCATCAGTGCAGATTGACGGAAAGCACAAATGTGGAGGATTCCTGATTGATCCAAGTTATGTGCTCACAGCTGCAcactgtgataaaag TGGCAACATGACAGTGATCCTGGGTACCCACAACATTGGTCCAGAGGAGGCACGTTTGAGATTTACAGTGCAAAATAAACATAAGCACCCATCCTTCAAAAATCCCAAAAATGGGAATGATATCATGCTTCTCAAG CTGtctaggaaactgaaaacaagcAAGGGTGTGAAAATAGTCAAAATCCCAAGAAAGGACAAACCAATAAAGCCAAAATCCAAGTGCCTAGTTGCAGGATGGGGCAAAACCGAGCAGCACAATGTGGTGAATGATCTGCTAGTGACAGACGTGTCCACCATCAACTTCACCGTCTGCCAGACGATGTGGAGAAAAGTGAAAGTAAACCTCCCTGACAACATTCTGTGCGCTGGGGGTTTCGAGACCAAAAGTGGTGCATGCCAG GGTGATTCAGGTGGACCTTTGGTGTGCAGTGGAATTGCAGTGGGTGTGGTCTCTTTCAACCTGGGCCGCTGTGACTACCCAAATATTCCTAACATTTACACCCAGATTTCAAAATATTTACCCTGGATCAAGAAGGTGATCAATGGAGGTGCTTGA